The stretch of DNA TAGTATTTTGTTTCTTTTGAAAAGGGAAATTAATAGCTAATATAGTACTTTCTAGATCTCTAATCGTACTACTACGTAAACGATAACCATTCATTTGTGCACCATGGCCGCGGATCGCACTAAATAGTTCATTACGCATAGGGTCATATATTACTGCTAATTCAGTACGCTCTTTAATTCGAAGAGCAACAGAAACTGCAATATTAGGAATACGTTTCATGAAATTAGTACTATTATCAATAATATTATTTATCCATTGTATATCTCGATCTATTCCAGATAATTCTCGGTTATTTGCATTAATTACGGCATGCTGAGGATAATACTTATGAATAACTTCAGTAATTAAACGTTCTGCTTCATGGTTTATATAATTAATTATATTTTGATTACTTTGATTGCTTACATCTATAGCATCATTCGTATCAAAATGTTTAGCTAAAAAATCTCCCGCTTTTCGCGCACCGCGAATTGCTATATTCAGCATAGGATGCATATATATCGTCCAACTAACATAGTTTAAATATTACATAATCATGTAAACTACAAGTATAAGATTAATAGCAGGTTGATAAAAGTGATTACTAAAATTTAGTTATGAGATTATCCTATCATATCTGTGTAATAAGACATTATATATATAAACGTACTAAGAAATAGAATTTAATATTTGTTCTATAAATATTTTTATTGAAACTAGTCATTCTTAATGAAGAAAATATTTAGTTAAACTTTAAATAAATATTAATATAATGTCTGAAAAACATCATGATAGTTTCTTTTTGGAGTTCATGAATTATGAAATTACCGGTCTATCTAGACTATGCAGCTACTACTCCGGTTGACCCAAGAGTTGCTAATAAGATGATGCAATATCTAACTATGGACGGTATTTTTGGTAATCCTGCTTCTCGCTCCCATCGCTATGGTTGGTTAGCTGAAGAAGCTGTAGATGTAGCACGTCATGAAATTGCCGATCTAATCGGAGCTGATATTCGTGAGATAATTTTTACTTCTGGTGCTACTGAATCAGATAATTTAGCAATTAAAGGAGCAGTGCAAGCTAACAAACAAAAAGGTAATCATATCGTTACAAGCTTAACTGAACATAAAGCTGTACTAGATACCTGTAAGTATTTAGAACAAAATGGATATAACGTAACCTGGTTGTCGCCACAGAAAAATGGTGTAATTTCAATACAACAGCTTAATAATGCACTACGAGATGACACTATTCTTGTATCTCTAATGCATGTTAATAATGAAATTGGCATTATTCATAATATTACTAAATTTGGTCAAATATGCCAACGTAACAATATTTTATTTCATGTAGATGCTACTCAAAGTATAGGTAAATTACCTATTGATCTCAACGTACTTCCAGTAGATTTAATGTCATTTAGTAGTCATAAAATATATGGTCCTAAGGGAATTGGCGGTTTGTATGTTAGTCGCAAACAGAGAGTATCAATTACCGCACAAATTCATGGTGGAGGTCATGAACGTGGAATGCGTTCAGGCACTTTACCTGTACATCAGATTGTTGGTATGGGCGAAGCTTATCGCATAGCAAAAGAAGAAATGGGAGCAGAAATGTTCCGTATCCGAAAATTACGTGATCGCTTATGGCAAGGTTTACAGCATATCAAAGGTATTTCAGTTAATGGAGATTTAATACATAGTGTTGCTACAATACTTAATATAAGTATTGACAATGTAGATAATGAATTACTCATGATGGTTTTAAATA from Baumannia cicadellinicola str. Hc (Homalodisca coagulata) encodes:
- the suhB gene encoding inositol-1-monophosphatase; this encodes MHPMLNIAIRGARKAGDFLAKHFDTNDAIDVSNQSNQNIINYINHEAERLITEVIHKYYPQHAVINANNRELSGIDRDIQWINNIIDNSTNFMKRIPNIAVSVALRIKERTELAVIYDPMRNELFSAIRGHGAQMNGYRLRSSTIRDLESTILAINFPFQKKQNTTKYIVILNQLLLQCLDFRCTGSIALDFAYLAAGKVDGLFEIGLKQSNIISGELLVRESGGLVTDFNGGNNHLFSGNIIAGNPRIVKSMLSLIREHFSNIINSF
- a CDS encoding IscS subfamily cysteine desulfurase yields the protein MKLPVYLDYAATTPVDPRVANKMMQYLTMDGIFGNPASRSHRYGWLAEEAVDVARHEIADLIGADIREIIFTSGATESDNLAIKGAVQANKQKGNHIVTSLTEHKAVLDTCKYLEQNGYNVTWLSPQKNGVISIQQLNNALRDDTILVSLMHVNNEIGIIHNITKFGQICQRNNILFHVDATQSIGKLPIDLNVLPVDLMSFSSHKIYGPKGIGGLYVSRKQRVSITAQIHGGGHERGMRSGTLPVHQIVGMGEAYRIAKEEMGAEMFRIRKLRDRLWQGLQHIKGISVNGDLIHSVATILNISIDNVDNELLMMVLNNLAVSSGSACNYSNFESSYVLRALGLNDNMARSSIRFSLGRFTTKEEIDYAIKQTQLAIARQRIVL